The following proteins come from a genomic window of Burkholderia stabilis:
- a CDS encoding glutamine synthetase family protein → MQDIEGFLKQHRITEVEAIIPDMAGIARGKITPRNKFTSGESMRLPQAVMVQTVTGEYPEDGSLTGVTDPDMVCVPDESTIRLIPWAVDPTAQVIHDCVHFDGSPVEISPRYVLRRVLELYKAKGWKPVVAPELEFYLVDMNKDPDLPLRPPVGRTGRPETGRQSYSIEAVNEFDPLFEDIYEYCEAQNLDIDTLIHEVGAAQMEINFMHGDALSLADQVFLFKRTVREAALRHNMYATFMAKPMEDEPGSAMHVHQSIVDEETGQNLFTSQETGGATSMFYNYLAGLQKYTPALMPIFAPYINSYRRLSRFMAAPINVQWGYDNRTVGFRIPHSGPSARRIENRIPGVDCNPYLALAATLAAGYLGMTQRLEPTEPLVSDGYDLPYQLPRNLEEGLTLMAACEPLGEILGHKFLKAYFALKETEYEAFFRVISSWERRHLLLHV, encoded by the coding sequence ATGCAAGACATCGAAGGCTTTCTGAAGCAACACCGGATCACCGAAGTCGAAGCGATCATTCCCGACATGGCCGGTATCGCACGCGGCAAGATCACGCCGCGCAACAAGTTCACGTCCGGCGAATCGATGCGCCTGCCGCAGGCCGTGATGGTGCAGACCGTCACCGGTGAATATCCGGAAGACGGTTCGCTGACCGGCGTGACCGACCCGGACATGGTGTGCGTGCCCGACGAATCGACGATCCGACTGATCCCGTGGGCCGTCGACCCGACCGCGCAGGTGATCCACGACTGCGTGCACTTCGACGGTTCGCCGGTCGAGATCTCGCCGCGCTACGTGCTGCGCCGCGTGCTGGAGCTGTACAAGGCGAAGGGCTGGAAGCCCGTGGTCGCGCCGGAACTCGAGTTCTATCTGGTCGACATGAACAAGGACCCCGACCTGCCGCTGCGCCCGCCGGTCGGCCGCACGGGCCGCCCCGAAACGGGCCGCCAGTCGTATTCGATCGAGGCCGTCAACGAATTCGATCCGCTGTTCGAGGACATCTACGAGTACTGCGAAGCGCAGAACCTCGACATCGACACGCTGATCCACGAAGTCGGCGCCGCGCAGATGGAAATCAACTTCATGCACGGCGACGCGCTGTCGCTGGCCGACCAGGTGTTCCTGTTCAAGCGCACGGTGCGCGAGGCCGCGCTGCGCCACAACATGTACGCGACGTTCATGGCCAAGCCGATGGAAGACGAGCCGGGTTCGGCGATGCACGTGCACCAGAGCATCGTCGACGAGGAAACGGGCCAGAACCTGTTCACGTCGCAGGAGACGGGCGGCGCGACGTCGATGTTCTACAACTACCTCGCGGGGCTGCAGAAGTACACGCCGGCGCTGATGCCGATCTTCGCACCGTACATCAACTCGTACCGCCGCCTGTCGCGCTTCATGGCTGCGCCGATCAACGTGCAGTGGGGCTACGACAACCGCACGGTCGGCTTCCGCATCCCGCACTCGGGCCCGTCGGCGCGCCGCATCGAGAACCGCATCCCGGGCGTCGACTGCAACCCGTACCTCGCGCTCGCCGCGACGCTCGCGGCCGGCTACCTCGGCATGACGCAGCGCCTGGAGCCGACCGAGCCGCTCGTCAGCGACGGCTACGACCTGCCGTACCAGTTGCCGCGCAACCTCGAGGAAGGGCTGACGCTGATGGCCGCATGCGAGCCGCTCGGCGAAATTCTCGGCCACAAGTTCCTGAAGGCGTATTTCGCGCTGAAGGAAACCGAATACGAAGCGTTCTTCCGCGTGATCAGCTCGTGGGAACGCCGTCATCTGCTGCTGCACGTATAA
- a CDS encoding gamma-glutamyl-gamma-aminobutyrate hydrolase family protein yields MERKPLVGITADLTQIGAHASHTVGDKYVAAIVDGAHALAMVLPALGDRQSADDVLDAVDGLLFTGSYSNVEPHLYGGEPSEPGTKHDPARDATTLPLLRAAIAAGVPVLAVCRGFQELNVVCGGTLHQRVHEVPGLADHREDDDAPMDTQYGPAHIVRLTPGGKLHALAGGRDEVHVNSLHKQGIAQLGSGLAVEAVAPDGLIEAVSVVDAPAFALAVQWHPEWRHAQDPLSSAIFRAFGDACRARRNARTRTTVAAALA; encoded by the coding sequence ATGGAAAGGAAACCCCTCGTCGGCATCACTGCCGACCTCACGCAGATCGGCGCACACGCGTCGCATACGGTCGGTGACAAATACGTCGCCGCGATCGTCGACGGTGCGCATGCGCTCGCGATGGTGCTGCCCGCGCTCGGCGATCGCCAGTCGGCCGACGACGTGCTCGATGCGGTCGACGGCCTGCTGTTTACCGGCAGCTACTCGAACGTCGAGCCGCACCTGTACGGCGGCGAACCGAGCGAACCCGGCACGAAGCACGACCCGGCACGCGATGCGACGACGCTGCCGCTGCTGCGTGCGGCGATCGCAGCCGGCGTGCCCGTGCTCGCCGTATGCCGCGGCTTCCAGGAGCTGAACGTCGTCTGCGGCGGCACGCTGCACCAGCGCGTGCACGAAGTGCCGGGCCTCGCCGATCACCGCGAGGACGACGATGCGCCGATGGATACGCAATACGGCCCCGCGCACATCGTGCGCCTCACGCCCGGCGGCAAGCTGCACGCGCTCGCCGGCGGCCGCGACGAAGTGCACGTGAACTCGCTGCACAAGCAAGGCATCGCGCAGCTCGGCTCCGGCCTCGCCGTCGAAGCCGTCGCGCCGGACGGCCTGATCGAGGCCGTGAGCGTCGTCGATGCGCCGGCTTTCGCACTCGCCGTGCAATGGCACCCGGAATGGCGGCATGCGCAGGACCCGCTGTCGAGCGCGATCTTCCGCGCCTTCGGCGATGCCTGCCGCGCCCGCCGCAACGCCCGCACGCGCACCACGGTCGCTGCCGCGCTCGCCTGA
- a CDS encoding cupin domain-containing protein, giving the protein MSTEVAERLRFVRNKHGLSQRELAKRAGVTNGTISLIEQGRVSPSVGSLKKLLECIPMSLAEFFTFELVESRSVVSRRDEMPNLGNDTLAFHLVGASVKDRNMCILREIYQPYADTGPEMLVHAGHEGGVVVSGRLELTVDGATWLLDPGDGYYFESRLPHRFRNPSAEQICEVVSANSPATF; this is encoded by the coding sequence ATGTCCACCGAAGTCGCCGAGCGCCTGCGTTTCGTGCGCAACAAGCATGGCCTGTCGCAACGTGAACTCGCGAAGCGCGCGGGCGTGACCAACGGCACGATCTCGCTGATCGAACAGGGCCGCGTGAGCCCGTCGGTCGGCTCGCTGAAGAAACTGCTCGAATGCATCCCGATGAGTCTCGCGGAGTTCTTCACGTTCGAGCTCGTCGAATCGCGCTCGGTCGTGTCGCGTCGAGACGAGATGCCGAACCTCGGCAACGACACGCTCGCGTTTCATCTGGTCGGCGCGAGCGTGAAGGACCGCAACATGTGCATCCTGCGCGAGATCTATCAGCCGTACGCCGACACGGGCCCCGAGATGCTCGTGCACGCGGGGCACGAAGGCGGCGTCGTCGTGTCGGGCCGGCTCGAGCTGACCGTCGACGGCGCGACGTGGCTGCTCGACCCCGGAGACGGCTACTACTTCGAAAGCCGTTTGCCGCACCGTTTTCGCAATCCCAGCGCGGAACAGATCTGCGAGGTCGTCTCGGCCAATTCGCCGGCGACCTTCTGA
- a CDS encoding aldehyde dehydrogenase has protein sequence MNKLTLADWQDKAASLEIEGRAFIDGASRDAHGGKTFDCVSPIDGRVLAKVADCGEADVNAAVVAARRAFDAGVWAGLNPRARKAVLLRWAALMREHLDELSLLETLDAGKPIGDTTTVDVPGAAYCVEWFAEAIDKVGGEVAPADHHLVGLVTREPVGVVAAVVPWNFPILMAAWKFGPALAAGNSVVLKPSEKSPLTAIRVAQLAYEAGIPAGVFNVVPGAGEPGKLLALHRDVDCIAFTGSTAVGKLIMQYAAQSNLKRAWLELGGKSPNIVLPDCPDLDRAAQAAAGAIFYNMGEMCTAGSRLLVHRDIKDAFIEKLVAAARAYVPGNPLDPSVSMGAIVDGIQLERVLGYIEAGRSEGKLVTGGARVRAETGGFYVEPTVFEVKPDAKIAREEIFGPVLSVIVFDDVDEAVRIANDTEYGLAAAVWTSNLTTAHDVSRRLRAGTVWVNCYDEGGDMNFPFGGYKQSGNGRDKSLHALEKYTELKSTLIRLR, from the coding sequence ATGAACAAGTTGACTTTGGCTGACTGGCAGGACAAGGCGGCGTCGCTCGAGATCGAAGGGCGCGCATTCATCGACGGCGCGTCGCGCGACGCGCACGGCGGGAAGACGTTCGACTGCGTGAGCCCGATCGACGGCCGCGTGCTCGCGAAGGTCGCCGATTGCGGCGAAGCCGACGTGAACGCCGCCGTCGTGGCCGCGCGCCGCGCATTCGACGCGGGTGTGTGGGCCGGCCTGAACCCGCGTGCGCGCAAGGCCGTGCTGCTGCGCTGGGCCGCACTGATGCGCGAGCATCTCGACGAACTGTCGCTGCTGGAAACGCTCGATGCGGGCAAGCCGATCGGCGACACGACGACGGTCGACGTGCCGGGCGCCGCGTACTGCGTCGAATGGTTCGCGGAAGCGATCGACAAGGTCGGCGGCGAAGTCGCGCCGGCCGATCATCATCTCGTCGGCCTCGTCACGCGCGAGCCGGTCGGCGTGGTGGCGGCCGTCGTGCCGTGGAACTTCCCGATCCTGATGGCTGCATGGAAGTTCGGCCCCGCGCTCGCGGCAGGCAACAGCGTCGTGCTGAAGCCGTCGGAGAAATCGCCGCTGACCGCGATCCGTGTCGCGCAGCTCGCGTATGAAGCCGGCATTCCGGCCGGCGTGTTCAACGTCGTGCCGGGCGCGGGCGAACCCGGCAAGCTGCTCGCGCTGCATCGCGATGTCGACTGCATCGCGTTCACGGGCTCGACCGCGGTCGGCAAGCTGATCATGCAGTACGCCGCGCAGTCGAACCTGAAGCGCGCGTGGCTCGAACTCGGCGGCAAGTCGCCGAACATCGTGCTGCCCGATTGTCCGGATCTCGACCGCGCTGCGCAGGCCGCCGCCGGCGCGATCTTCTACAACATGGGCGAGATGTGCACGGCCGGCTCGCGGCTGCTCGTGCATCGCGACATCAAGGATGCGTTCATCGAGAAGCTCGTGGCGGCCGCACGCGCATACGTGCCGGGCAATCCGCTCGATCCGTCGGTGTCGATGGGCGCGATCGTCGACGGCATCCAGCTCGAGCGCGTGCTCGGCTATATCGAGGCGGGGCGCAGCGAAGGCAAGCTGGTCACGGGCGGTGCGCGCGTGAGGGCGGAGACGGGCGGCTTCTACGTCGAGCCGACGGTGTTCGAGGTGAAGCCCGATGCGAAGATCGCGCGCGAGGAAATTTTCGGGCCCGTGCTGTCGGTGATCGTGTTCGACGACGTCGACGAGGCGGTGCGGATCGCCAACGATACCGAATACGGGCTGGCCGCGGCGGTGTGGACGTCGAACCTGACGACCGCGCACGACGTGTCGCGCCGGCTGCGTGCGGGCACGGTGTGGGTGAACTGCTATGACGAGGGCGGCGACATGAACTTCCCGTTCGGCGGTTACAAGCAGTCGGGCAACGGCCGCGACAAGTCGCTGCACGCGCTCGAGAAGTACACCGAGCTGAAGTCGACGCTGATCCGGCTGCGCTGA
- a CDS encoding heavy-metal-associated domain-containing protein, translating into MEFEVQDMTCGGCANAITRAVTAADPAAKLDIDVAAKTVKVESAQGAERVQSIIEAAGFHPALRTA; encoded by the coding sequence ATGGAATTCGAAGTCCAGGACATGACCTGCGGCGGCTGCGCCAACGCGATCACGCGCGCGGTGACGGCCGCCGATCCCGCCGCGAAGCTCGACATCGACGTCGCGGCCAAGACCGTCAAGGTCGAATCCGCACAAGGCGCCGAGCGCGTGCAGTCGATCATCGAAGCCGCGGGCTTCCACCCGGCGCTGCGCACCGCGTAA
- a CDS encoding cupredoxin domain-containing protein, which translates to MNRFALGFTVALLGASAATAFAADDAVNLTLKDHKFSPDGVTIPAGKKVKFIVKNLDATPAEFESDDFKAEKVIPAGKSAEILVGPLKAGTYEFHDEYHEAQSKTHLTVK; encoded by the coding sequence ATGAACCGTTTCGCACTGGGTTTCACCGTGGCCCTGCTGGGCGCGTCGGCCGCTACCGCATTCGCCGCCGACGACGCCGTCAACCTGACGTTGAAGGACCACAAGTTTTCGCCCGATGGCGTGACGATTCCGGCCGGCAAGAAAGTGAAGTTCATCGTGAAGAACCTCGATGCGACGCCTGCGGAATTCGAGAGCGACGATTTCAAGGCCGAGAAGGTGATTCCCGCCGGCAAGTCGGCCGAGATCCTGGTCGGGCCGTTGAAGGCCGGCACCTACGAGTTTCACGACGAGTATCACGAAGCGCAGTCGAAGACCCACCTGACCGTCAAGTAA
- a CDS encoding FTR1 family iron permease: MLSTALIVFREVLEAALVVSIVMAATKGVPRRGWWVGGGLAGGVVGAGLIAAFADVISQWASGMGQEVFNAGVMFVATLMLAWHCIWMSRHGREMALHMGEVGRAVAAGSRPLTGLAIVVGVAVLREGSEAVLFLYGIAAGDPGQTPQMIAGGLLGVLGGAGLGYAMYAGLLQIPLKRLFSVTNGLIVLLAAGMASQCVGFLLAAGLVPSWGDMIWDTSWLLKETSIVGKALHTLIGYTARPAGIQIAAYVGTLAAIVVLTRLVGRPQAAMRPPRPVA, encoded by the coding sequence ATGCTGTCTACCGCGCTGATTGTCTTTCGTGAAGTGCTCGAGGCCGCGCTGGTGGTCTCGATCGTGATGGCCGCCACGAAGGGCGTGCCGCGGCGCGGCTGGTGGGTCGGCGGCGGGCTCGCCGGCGGGGTGGTCGGCGCGGGCCTGATCGCGGCGTTCGCCGACGTGATCTCGCAATGGGCGTCCGGCATGGGGCAGGAGGTATTCAACGCCGGCGTGATGTTCGTCGCCACGCTGATGCTGGCCTGGCACTGCATCTGGATGAGCCGGCACGGCCGCGAGATGGCGCTGCACATGGGCGAAGTCGGACGGGCCGTCGCGGCCGGCAGCCGGCCGCTGACGGGGCTGGCGATCGTGGTCGGCGTCGCGGTGCTGCGCGAAGGTTCCGAGGCCGTGCTGTTCCTGTACGGCATCGCCGCGGGCGATCCGGGGCAGACGCCGCAGATGATCGCCGGCGGGCTGCTCGGCGTGCTCGGCGGGGCCGGGCTCGGCTATGCGATGTATGCGGGGCTGCTGCAGATTCCGCTGAAGCGCCTGTTCTCCGTTACCAACGGGCTGATCGTGCTGCTGGCGGCCGGGATGGCGAGCCAGTGCGTCGGCTTCCTGCTGGCGGCCGGCCTCGTGCCGTCGTGGGGCGACATGATCTGGGATACGTCGTGGCTGCTGAAGGAGACGAGCATCGTCGGCAAGGCGCTGCATACGCTGATCGGTTATACGGCGCGTCCGGCGGGTATCCAGATCGCCGCGTACGTCGGGACGCTGGCGGCGATCGTCGTGCTGACGCGGCTCGTCGGCCGTCCGCAGGCGGCGATGCGGCCGCCGCGACCCGTTGCATGA
- a CDS encoding helix-turn-helix domain-containing protein: MAKSRFKSDATEAVHSAASGLYRANLIDKKTMREYDDLCIEAAPQFDPQAIARIRQSVNVSQSVFALYLNTTTSTIRQWEQGDKRPSGIAARMLQIVEKHGLEVFS, from the coding sequence ATGGCTAAGAGTCGATTCAAGAGCGACGCGACGGAGGCGGTCCACAGCGCCGCGTCGGGCCTCTATCGCGCAAACCTGATCGACAAGAAAACGATGCGCGAATACGACGACCTCTGCATCGAAGCCGCCCCGCAATTCGATCCGCAAGCGATCGCCCGCATCCGTCAATCCGTCAACGTCAGCCAGAGCGTGTTCGCGCTCTACCTGAACACGACGACGTCGACAATCCGCCAATGGGAACAGGGCGACAAACGGCCGAGCGGCATCGCCGCCCGAATGCTCCAGATCGTCGAGAAACACGGGCTCGAGGTGTTCTCCTGA
- a CDS encoding type II toxin-antitoxin system RelE/ParE family toxin codes for MPASVRRVFKTKWFHKAARKAGIADTELCRAARELARGQGTELGGNVWKKRLDGNRQRGIVLSKVGQAWVFVFLFAKRDRDDIDERELRAFRKLAADVGRRTDADIATLIALKELVEICNG; via the coding sequence ATGCCTGCTTCCGTACGACGCGTCTTCAAGACGAAGTGGTTTCACAAGGCAGCCAGAAAAGCCGGTATCGCGGATACCGAACTCTGTCGCGCCGCGCGGGAACTGGCGCGCGGCCAAGGCACCGAACTCGGCGGCAACGTCTGGAAAAAGCGCCTGGACGGGAATCGCCAACGCGGGATCGTGCTGAGCAAGGTCGGACAGGCGTGGGTTTTCGTGTTCCTGTTCGCAAAACGCGACAGGGACGACATCGACGAACGCGAACTGCGCGCCTTCAGAAAGCTCGCCGCGGATGTCGGCCGCCGCACCGACGCCGATATCGCGACGCTGATCGCACTGAAAGAGCTTGTGGAGATTTGCAATGGCTAA
- the glmS gene encoding glutamine--fructose-6-phosphate transaminase (isomerizing) → MCGIVGAVAQRNIVPVLIEGLRRLEYRGYDSCGVAVLEPGAPKRARSVARVADLDTQVRESHLEGTTGVAHTRWATHGAPVTHNAHPIFSSDALALVHNGIIENFEPLRETLRAKGYEFVSQTDTEVIAHLVHSLYRGNLFDAVREATQQLHGAYAIAVIHKDQPHTVIGARQGSPLVVGHGDGENFLASDALALAGSTDRFTFLEEGDVCELSLDGVKIVDRNGALAQREIRVVSAYGGAVELGPYRHFMQKEIFEQPRAISDTVPQTDAFDATLFGDAAPAAFAEIDSLLILACGTSYYSGLTAKYWLESIAKIPTQVEIASEYRYRESVPNPRQLVLVISQSGETADTLAALKHAQSLGHTHTLAVCNVATSAMVRLTEMQFLTHAGTEIGVASTKAFTTQLVALFVLAATLGKLRGHVDAAQEAEFLKQLRHLPAALNSVLALEPQIIAWSEEFARKENALFLGRGLHYPIALEGALKLKEISYIHAEAYPAGELKHGPLALVTEAMPVVTIAPNDTLLEKLKSNMQEVRARGGELYVFADADTQIVNDDGLHVIRMPEHYGQLSPILHVVPLQLLAYHTACARGTDVDKPRNLAKSVTVE, encoded by the coding sequence ATGTGTGGCATTGTCGGCGCAGTTGCGCAACGTAATATCGTTCCGGTGCTGATCGAAGGTTTGCGGCGCCTCGAATACCGCGGCTACGACTCGTGCGGCGTCGCCGTGCTCGAGCCCGGCGCGCCGAAGCGCGCGCGCAGCGTCGCGCGCGTCGCCGATCTCGACACGCAGGTGCGCGAGTCGCATCTCGAAGGCACGACCGGCGTCGCACACACGCGCTGGGCGACGCACGGCGCACCCGTCACGCACAACGCGCACCCGATCTTCTCGTCGGACGCGCTCGCGCTCGTGCACAACGGCATCATCGAGAACTTCGAGCCGCTGCGCGAAACGCTGCGCGCGAAGGGCTACGAATTCGTGTCGCAGACCGACACCGAAGTGATCGCGCACCTCGTGCACAGCCTGTATCGCGGCAACCTGTTCGACGCCGTGCGTGAAGCCACGCAGCAGCTGCATGGCGCGTACGCGATCGCCGTGATCCACAAGGACCAGCCGCACACCGTCATTGGCGCGCGCCAGGGTTCGCCGCTCGTCGTCGGCCACGGCGACGGCGAGAACTTCCTCGCGTCCGACGCGCTCGCGCTCGCGGGCAGCACCGACCGCTTCACGTTCCTCGAGGAAGGCGACGTGTGCGAGCTGTCGCTCGACGGCGTGAAGATCGTCGATCGCAACGGCGCACTCGCGCAGCGCGAGATCCGCGTGGTCAGCGCATACGGCGGCGCAGTCGAGCTCGGCCCGTATCGCCACTTCATGCAGAAGGAAATCTTCGAGCAGCCGCGCGCGATCAGCGACACGGTGCCGCAAACCGACGCGTTCGATGCAACGCTGTTCGGCGATGCCGCGCCCGCCGCGTTCGCGGAAATCGACAGCCTGCTGATCCTCGCGTGCGGCACGAGCTACTACTCGGGCCTCACCGCGAAGTACTGGCTCGAATCGATCGCGAAGATCCCGACGCAAGTCGAGATCGCGAGCGAATACCGCTACCGCGAATCGGTGCCGAACCCGCGCCAGCTCGTGCTCGTGATCTCGCAGTCCGGCGAGACGGCCGATACGCTCGCGGCGCTCAAGCATGCGCAGTCGCTCGGCCACACGCATACGCTCGCGGTCTGCAACGTCGCGACGAGCGCGATGGTGCGCCTCACCGAGATGCAGTTCCTGACGCACGCGGGCACCGAAATCGGCGTTGCGTCGACGAAGGCGTTCACGACGCAGCTCGTCGCGCTGTTCGTGCTGGCCGCGACGCTCGGCAAGCTGCGCGGGCATGTCGACGCCGCGCAGGAAGCCGAATTCCTGAAGCAATTGCGCCACCTGCCGGCCGCGCTGAACAGCGTGCTCGCGCTCGAGCCGCAGATCATCGCGTGGTCGGAAGAATTCGCGCGCAAGGAAAACGCGCTGTTCCTCGGCCGCGGCCTGCACTATCCGATCGCACTCGAAGGCGCGCTGAAGCTGAAGGAAATCTCGTACATCCACGCCGAAGCCTATCCGGCGGGCGAACTGAAGCACGGGCCGCTCGCGCTCGTCACGGAAGCGATGCCGGTCGTCACGATCGCGCCGAACGACACGCTGCTCGAGAAGCTGAAGTCGAACATGCAGGAAGTGCGCGCGCGCGGCGGCGAGCTGTACGTGTTCGCCGATGCCGATACGCAGATCGTCAACGACGACGGCCTGCACGTGATCCGGATGCCGGAACACTACGGCCAGTTGTCGCCGATCCTGCACGTCGTGCCGCTGCAACTGCTCGCGTATCACACCGCGTGCGCGCGCGGCACCGACGTCGACAAGCCGCGGAATCTCGCGAAATCGGTGACGGTGGAGTAA
- the glmU gene encoding bifunctional UDP-N-acetylglucosamine diphosphorylase/glucosamine-1-phosphate N-acetyltransferase GlmU — MNIVILAAGTGKRMRSALPKVLHPLAGRPLLSHVIDTARTLQPSRLVVVVGHGAEQVQAAVAAPDVQFAVQAEQLGTGHAVRQALPLLDPAQPTLVLYGDVPLTRASTLQRLVDAAREGRYGILTVTLDDPTGYGRIVRDASGFVTRIVEQKDASPEQLKIAEINTGIIVTPTAQLSMWLGALKNENAQGEYYLTDVVELAIEAGFEVVTSQPDEEWETLGVNSKAQLAELERIHQRNVADTLLVEGVTLADPARLDVRGSLRCGRDVSIDVNCVFEGNVTLADNVTIGANCVIRNASVGAGTRIDAFSHIDGAQLGANTVIGPYARLRPGAQLADEAHVGNFVEVKNAVIGHGSKANHLTYIGDADIGARVNIGAGTITCNYDGANKFRTVIEDDVFVGSDTQLVAPVRVGRGVTIAAGTTIWKDVADGVLALNEKTQTAKTGYVRPVKKKS; from the coding sequence ATGAATATCGTGATTTTGGCGGCAGGCACCGGCAAGCGCATGCGTTCCGCGCTGCCGAAAGTGCTTCACCCCCTGGCCGGCAGGCCGCTCCTCTCCCACGTCATCGACACCGCGCGCACGCTGCAGCCGTCCCGGCTCGTCGTCGTCGTCGGCCATGGCGCCGAGCAGGTCCAGGCCGCCGTCGCGGCGCCCGACGTCCAGTTCGCGGTGCAGGCCGAACAGCTCGGCACCGGCCACGCGGTGCGCCAGGCGCTGCCGCTTCTCGATCCCGCGCAACCGACGCTCGTGCTGTACGGCGACGTGCCGCTCACCCGCGCATCGACGCTGCAGCGTCTCGTCGACGCCGCGCGCGAAGGCCGCTACGGGATTCTGACCGTCACGCTCGACGACCCGACCGGCTACGGCCGCATCGTGCGCGACGCGTCCGGTTTCGTCACGCGCATCGTCGAGCAGAAGGACGCGTCGCCGGAGCAACTGAAGATCGCCGAGATCAACACCGGCATCATCGTCACGCCCACGGCCCAGCTGTCGATGTGGCTCGGCGCGTTGAAGAACGAGAACGCGCAGGGCGAGTACTACCTGACCGACGTCGTCGAGCTCGCGATCGAGGCCGGCTTCGAGGTCGTCACGTCGCAGCCCGACGAGGAATGGGAAACGCTCGGCGTGAACAGCAAGGCGCAGCTCGCGGAGCTCGAACGCATTCACCAGCGCAATGTCGCGGACACGCTGCTCGTCGAAGGCGTCACGCTCGCCGATCCGGCGCGCCTCGACGTGCGCGGCTCGCTGCGCTGCGGCCGCGACGTGTCGATCGACGTGAACTGCGTGTTCGAAGGCAACGTGACGCTCGCCGACAACGTGACGATCGGTGCGAATTGCGTGATCCGCAACGCGTCGGTCGGCGCGGGCACGCGCATCGACGCGTTCTCGCACATCGACGGCGCGCAGCTCGGCGCGAACACCGTGATCGGCCCGTACGCGCGGCTGCGCCCCGGCGCGCAGCTCGCGGACGAAGCGCACGTCGGCAACTTCGTCGAGGTGAAGAACGCGGTGATCGGCCACGGCTCGAAGGCGAACCACCTCACGTACATCGGCGACGCCGACATCGGCGCGCGCGTGAACATCGGCGCGGGCACGATCACGTGCAACTACGACGGCGCGAACAAGTTCCGCACCGTGATCGAGGACGACGTGTTCGTCGGCTCCGACACGCAACTCGTCGCGCCCGTACGCGTCGGCCGCGGCGTGACGATCGCCGCCGGCACGACGATCTGGAAGGACGTGGCCGACGGCGTGCTCGCATTGAACGAGAAGACCCAGACCGCGAAGACGGGCTACGTCCGCCCGGTCAAGAAGAAAAGCTGA
- the ttcA gene encoding tRNA 2-thiocytidine(32) synthetase TtcA: protein MNAPHMNDTAADAATLDDAAPAGRQALTRREQKEAYENNKLYKRIVRQVGQAIGDYNMIEQGDKVMVCLSGGKDSYAMLDVLLRLRERAPIDFDIVAVNLDQKQPGFPEHVLPEYLKQVGVPFHIENQDTYSIVKRLVPEGKTTCSLCSRLRRGILYRVAGELGATKIALGHHRDDIVQTLLLNMFYGGKLKGMPPKLQSDDGKNIVIRPLAYVKETDLEKYAELREFPIIPCNLCGSQPNLKRAEMKALIRDWDKRFPGRVENMFNALAKVVPSHLMDTTLFPFTSLRATGEADPQGDIAFDEEPCASGDDAAAPGGAQPISIVQFDDL, encoded by the coding sequence ATGAACGCCCCCCACATGAATGACACGGCGGCCGATGCCGCCACCCTCGACGACGCCGCCCCGGCCGGCCGCCAGGCGCTGACGCGCCGCGAGCAGAAGGAAGCGTACGAGAACAACAAGCTGTACAAGCGGATCGTGCGCCAGGTCGGCCAGGCGATCGGCGACTACAACATGATCGAACAGGGCGACAAGGTGATGGTCTGCCTGTCGGGCGGCAAGGACAGCTACGCGATGCTCGACGTGCTGCTGCGCCTGCGCGAGCGCGCGCCGATCGATTTCGACATCGTCGCGGTGAACCTCGACCAGAAGCAGCCGGGCTTCCCCGAGCACGTGCTGCCCGAATACCTGAAGCAGGTCGGCGTGCCGTTCCACATCGAGAACCAGGACACCTACAGCATCGTCAAGCGGCTCGTGCCCGAAGGCAAGACGACCTGCTCGCTGTGCTCGCGGCTGCGCCGCGGGATCCTGTACCGCGTGGCCGGCGAGCTCGGCGCGACCAAAATCGCGCTCGGCCACCACCGCGACGACATCGTGCAGACCTTGCTGCTCAACATGTTCTACGGCGGCAAGCTGAAGGGAATGCCGCCGAAGCTGCAGTCGGACGACGGCAAGAACATCGTGATCCGCCCGCTCGCGTACGTGAAGGAAACCGATCTCGAGAAATACGCGGAACTGCGCGAATTCCCGATCATCCCGTGCAACCTGTGCGGCAGCCAGCCGAACCTGAAGCGCGCGGAAATGAAGGCGCTGATCCGCGATTGGGACAAGCGCTTCCCGGGCCGCGTCGAGAACATGTTCAACGCGCTCGCGAAGGTCGTGCCGTCGCACCTGATGGACACGACGCTGTTCCCGTTCACGTCGCTGCGCGCGACAGGCGAAGCCGATCCGCAAGGCGACATCGCGTTCGACGAGGAGCCGTGCGCGTCGGGCGACGACGCGGCGGCGCCGGGCGGCGCCCAACCGATCTCGATCGTCCAGTTCGACGACCTGTAA